TCCAACAGTTGCCCCAAAATAAGGATTTTGAGGGGTGAACTTCTCATAATCACTAACAGAATCAAATCCCAAAACTATATCTTCTAAATACCCTTTTTTATCAGGGACATATAATCCCACCAATGTAGCACCATAATTAGTAATTTTAGCTATTAGTCCGTTGTTGTTAGTTAAAGTGAATAATTCTACCGGAATTCCTTCTGTAGTTATCCCCCACGGAGAGTTTAGTATCTTTTGGATGATTGAACCATTCTCCATATGTTACCGCCTCCAATATAATTAAAGATTTTTAAAAAATTTCTTTTTATTTTTCAATACCCCATCTTCAATATTTATATCAAAATTTTTTGAGCTTATTGTTGTTAAGACTTCTTTTTTATTTTTAAATGTTTTATGATTTTTTAAAAACTCCAAAATATTCATTTTTGTAATTTCAGTTAAATTGTGAAAATGAATAAAAAAACAACAGTTCCTTAACCCAATTTTCCACACCAAAGGAACATTTTTATATAATTTTTCATGATTTTCAAGATACTCTTTAATTATATATTCTCTTAGATTCATATGAAGAAGATTTTCAATTAAGCTAATTTCTTCTTCTTTAAACAAAGAATATAAAAAATGTTCTTCATTATTTTTATCAAAGCCCATAGGAATAAAACCTTTTGAAGAATTTAAAAGATAATGTTGTATCTCATAATCTATTTTTAAAATAGCTAATTCTTTTGAAAGCTTATCATCATTATGGAACTCTTTAAAAACGCTAATAGGATTGCAAGAAGTTTCTTCGCACATATTTTCTATATTATTTAGGTAAGCTTTTTTGTGTTGCCTTTGATTATTTTTATTATTTTGATTAAACTGGACTTGAATAATTGACATTTTTTCACTATAAAAATCTTTCAAAACTTTTTCTATATATTTTATATCTTCAGAACTTAAAGCCATTTCTATCAAAAAATCCTCTTTAATTAGAGATACCAAAGAAGGTAAAAAGTTAAAATCTTTTTTGTCAACTATAGGATAAAAAGCCCACGGAACCTTTTCACTCGAGTATATTTCTTGGAAGTTTTTTACATTCAGATTGTACAACTTTAATATTAAAATATCTATTAATCCTTCAGAAAGCAAAAGGTAAGTATCAAGAGCGTTTTTAGTATAAACAAACTCAGAAAATTTAGAAACATTTTTTATAAGATCTTTGTTAAAATGCCATTCTGTAGGATATATCTCGGTATTTTGTTTTTTAATAGTGATATTCAACTTAGAAAGTATCTCCAAATTTTTTGTTTCAACACTTTTTTTAAAGATACTTTCTGGAATAGGTAACTTTTTCAGATCTCCTACTTCAAGGTCAACGCTTCCGGCAATAAACCTTTCAAGATAAGAAAAAAGACTATTGTTAAGTATTCCCAAAAATCTAAATATTAAAGCGTCATTCTTAAAAAATATTGAGCTTCCTTTACAATCAAACAAAAAATTTTCAGGTAAATATCTAAAAGTTGAGCCTTTAGAAGTAGTCATCGTATAGGTTATACCTTTTTTAAAATAATATTTTTTATTTGGAAGGTTGTTTCCCATATTATTTAAAAGATTGTAATTCTCTTCATCAAAAGCAATAACCCACCATAGATTGCCATACCATTTGTTGTAAGGTCCACCTTTAGCATATGGTACCCATTTTTTATGATCTTCGTTGTAATTAAAACTAATATCATCTCTTTTTACTTCCCAAAAATATCTTAAAAACTTTTTGTTATCGCCTGTAGCTATACCTTGTCTTACATCTGCAAACTTATTCAAAGGTTTATATTCAAATATTGATAAGATTTCATCACTTATCCAATATATAAAAGGATATCTTGGAACTTTTAAAAACCTATTTTTATCTACATGGTATACATATCGTGAAATATATTCTTGATTTCTTTTTTTCCATATTTCCATTAGAGCATGTTTTTTTGAGTCTTTTCTCTTGAAAGACGTTAAATCTATGAATTCTCCAAAATCTTCTCCTGATGTCTTTTTTAAGACAAACATCGCAGTATCAATAAGAGCTTCTTCAAAAACTCCCCCTAAATCGAAATGAACTAATTTATCTATATTAAAATTATCAATTATAAATTTTCTAGTTTTTTCATAACTACTTATAAACATAAAAGTTTGAGGTGTTATCATGCCAACAAAACCTTCGTTTTTCAAAAGTTCGTAGCTTTTTATTATAAAGCAGGCATATAGGTTTTTTCTAAATTTTTTGTAATCTTGATCTATATATTTTTTGAGTTGCTCATCATAATCAGACGAGTCTATATACGGAGGATTTGTTAATACTATATCATATTTAAGAGATAAAATTTCTATTAGTTTAATCAAATCTTTGTCTTCCAGCCTTAAATCTTTTATAAGGGTTAGATCTTTTTTTGTGATTAAACTTCCTAATACTTCTAACTTTTCAAGAAGTCCAATATCGCTATTTTGTTTGAAAACTATAGCGATATTAGGTTCTATAGGTTCTCTTACGCCATCTTCTAAAATCTTTAACTTTAAAATCTTTCTTGTAATTTCGGCAGCTTTGCTATCTTTATCAACTCCATATAAATTCTTTGAAATAATATTTTGACAGGCTTTTTTAGAAGAATAACCTCTATTTAAATAAGCTTCTTTTAAAGAATCATACAAAGCAATAATAAAGTTTCCGCATCCACAAGCCGGATCTATAATTTTTATGGTTTCAATATCAAAATTAGTATTATTTGCATAATGTTTGACAAAAGTATTCTCTATTAAGTATTCAACGATCCAATCTGGAGTATAAAATTGTGACGTAACTTCTGAATTATTTTTAGAATCGTGATTGTAATGTTCATAACTCCAAGCGATTATTTCTTCTTTTTTCCAGTCTTCAGTTTGTACTGTATTGAGTATTTTTGATGCTTCTTCAATAAATTCGCATGAGATTTTGCCTTCAATTTCCATTATGTTATAGAAGTATCCAAGAGTTTCATTCAAAAAACATATGCGAGAAAAAAATATATTTAAAAGGTTTTGCATAGAATTTTGATTATTAAAGATTTTTTGAGAATCTTTCGTTAGACCCTTTACCTCTAAAATTTTTATAAAAACTAAACTCAACATGACCTGTAGGGAAAGGTCTTGATCATTTGTAATATATTGATTAATCAGATTTTTTAAATCTAAAATCATCTTTTTAACAGAATTATTCAAAAAACTTCCTCCTAAAAGCTATTCTTTTTTAATTATGATACCATTTATTTTCTTAAATTATAATACAGCGCATCCAACTTTTTGTAGAAGGGAAATGGCAGAGCCCTTCCCCTCTTTTTCGTTACATGTAGCGAAAAAGTTAAAGAAATCAAGAATTATATAGGATTTTAGAAATAAAGTGTTTTTAAAAATAAGTATTTGAATTTATGACGGGGTCAGGGCAGAGCCCTCTCCCCTCTTTAGCTACATGTAGCGAAGAAGTTAAAAAAATTCTTAGTTAGACAGGAACTTTAGAAATGATAATTTTCAGAAAATGAGCATTTGAATTTAAAATGGGTCCAGGGCAGAGCCCTTCCCCTCTCTTTCGTTATACGTAGCGAAAAAGTTAAAGAAATCAAGAATTATATAGGATTTTACAAACGAAGATAAAAATATAATAACCAAAAATAAAAAGGGCTTTAAGCCCTTTTTGTTTTAATAAAAAATTAACTTAAAATTTAAATCCCGCTTTTTCCATCGCATCCTCAACAGCTTCCATCCACATATTTGAGCTACTGGTTGCACCTGTGTATATATCAACAGGAAGACTACCTTTTTCTAATATTTTTTTTGCTATTTCTTCTTTTGCTTGATGGAAAGGTTCGTATGGATAGCTATCCTTTTCTTTAGGTTTTACCGTGTTATATATATCTTGATACTCATTTAAAACTACTTCCGTTATTTTTCCTTCTTTTACAATTATTATTGCATTAGCTCTATCATTTCTTGAAGATATTTGAGAGTGACCAACGTAAATGCCATCTATTACTCCTTCAAAACCTTCAGCTCTCTTTAGCGCTCTTTCAACAGCTTGAATTGCCATTTCAGAAGAGTGAGTTGCACCTGTAAATACGTCTATTTCAGAACCATTTACTTCGACAAATCTCTTTGGCAACTCTTTCATAGCTTCTTGCCATGGTTGCCATGGATAATTTTCGTCTTTAGGTAATCCTGTAGGAATATTGATTTCTTCAAGTATGACTTCAACAATTTTCCCTTTTTTTATCTTTACAACAGCTTTTGTGTAAGTTCTATCAGATGCATCAGAATATCCAATGTAAGTTCCGTCTTTCCAAGAATTGTTAGATTTTCCGAAAATTGCCGAAAAACTCGAAGACATAAACAAAGAAACAATTAACATTACAAAAAATATTCTTTTTACCTTCATCCTCTTTCATCCTCCTTTGATTTGAAAAACATGTTTGCTTTAGAAATTATAAAATCTGCCTTTTATATATTGTTTAGAGTTAAATTTTTATAAAAATAACTCCATAACTCTAATATTTACTAACTATGAATTTCTTTAACTTCTTCGGTATTTGTACCGAAGGGAAGAGGAGAGGACTTCGCCCTGAGCCCATTATAAATTCAAAATATTATTTTTCAAAACGCTCTATTTCTAAAGTGTCTATTTGAAAAAACAAATTTTTCAAATTACAAAAATCACAAATATTATAAAAACGAACTTCCAACTTTCATATTGGAAAGGATAAGAAGAAAAGGCTTTAAGTAGCAAAATAGTAGAAAAAGATCAGATCTTATAACTCAAAAAATTAAAAAAATGTGATAATTTCTCGTTTAAAATTATAACAAATAGTATTACAATTGTCAATATTAATAAGTTAAACGAAAGTAAAGTCAGTAATTTGCTTTTTAAAATAATAAAAGGATATTTTTAAAATTATTAAATATACTTAATTAAAAAGAAATATCCTAAATTAAAAGTAATTAATAACTTTTAAATCTTTAAAAATCATTTTACAATTTCGTTTAGAAAGTAGTATAATATTCAGAAAACAAAGTTATTTAATTGGTAAAAAAATTTGAGGTATCTTAAATATTTTTAGCCACTTTGAAAATTAATAATTTTTAAAAAAGAAAGTTTGAATTTTTAATTGAGTAATAATTTTTTTAATTGGAGGTTAATCATGATTGATTTAACAGTAAATGAAGAGGTTTTAGTTAAGGTTTTAGAAAGGGCAAAAGAAAAGAACATAATTATTCCAACAATAGAACAGATGAGGAATCCTGAATTAATACCTCAAAAAATAAGAAATGAATTAAAAAATATAGGTTTGTGGGATATTAATTCATACAATCTGTTTAGAATAACCTGGAAAAATGAACCTAAAGAAAAAGGTGGATTATTTGGAAAGGTCAACTATATGGAATTGCCACCCGAACTTACAGGGGTTAAAGCTCGGATAGTAGCGCTAGTAGGAAAGTGGTTTCCAACGGGATCGCATAAGGTTGGTGCGACTTTTGGATGCTTGGTTCCAAAGTTAGTAACAGGACAATTTGATCCTACTACACAAAAAGCTGTTTGGCCTTCTACAGGTAATTATTGTCGTGGAGGAGCTTATAACGCACAACTTTTAGGATGTGAATCTATAGCTATATTACCAGAAGGTATGAGTAAAGAAAGGTTTGAATGGCTTTCTAAGGTTGCTGGAGAGGTTATAAGTACTCCTGGCAGCGAAAGTAATGTCAAAGAAATTTTCGATAAGTGTAATGAGCTAAAAGCCAAATTTGGAGATAAAATTGTTGTTTTTAATCAGTTTGATGAAATGGGAAACAGATTATGGCATCATGAAGTAACAGGGTATGCGATGCGAGAAGTGTTAACAGAATTAATGGGTGAAAACGATAAGTTAAGTGGCGCAGTTTTTACTTCTGGCTCTTCTGGGACTATGGGATCTGGTGAGTATTTAAAAGAGATCTTTCCAAATAGTAAGTTAGCTGTTGGTGAAGCTTTACAATGTCCTACTCTATTGTATAACGGATATGGGGCCCACAGGATCGAAGGCATCGGGGATAAACATGTCCCGTGGATTCACAACGTGAAAAATACTGATATGGTAATAGATATCGATGATAATGATGCTATTAATTTAATAAGACTTTTTAACGAACCTGCTGGTAAAAAATTTTTGAAAAAACAAGGTGTTAATTCCGAATTGGTTGAAAATCTTTCTTGTTTAGGGATTTCTTCTATAGCGAATACCCTTGGTGCTATCAAATTTTCTAAATATTACGAATTAACTGAGAACGATATCGTTATGACTGTGTTCACAGATT
This is a stretch of genomic DNA from Petrotoga sp. 9PWA.NaAc.5.4. It encodes these proteins:
- a CDS encoding Eco57I restriction-modification methylase domain-containing protein, whose product is MNNSVKKMILDLKNLINQYITNDQDLSLQVMLSLVFIKILEVKGLTKDSQKIFNNQNSMQNLLNIFFSRICFLNETLGYFYNIMEIEGKISCEFIEEASKILNTVQTEDWKKEEIIAWSYEHYNHDSKNNSEVTSQFYTPDWIVEYLIENTFVKHYANNTNFDIETIKIIDPACGCGNFIIALYDSLKEAYLNRGYSSKKACQNIISKNLYGVDKDSKAAEITRKILKLKILEDGVREPIEPNIAIVFKQNSDIGLLEKLEVLGSLITKKDLTLIKDLRLEDKDLIKLIEILSLKYDIVLTNPPYIDSSDYDEQLKKYIDQDYKKFRKNLYACFIIKSYELLKNEGFVGMITPQTFMFISSYEKTRKFIIDNFNIDKLVHFDLGGVFEEALIDTAMFVLKKTSGEDFGEFIDLTSFKRKDSKKHALMEIWKKRNQEYISRYVYHVDKNRFLKVPRYPFIYWISDEILSIFEYKPLNKFADVRQGIATGDNKKFLRYFWEVKRDDISFNYNEDHKKWVPYAKGGPYNKWYGNLWWVIAFDEENYNLLNNMGNNLPNKKYYFKKGITYTMTTSKGSTFRYLPENFLFDCKGSSIFFKNDALIFRFLGILNNSLFSYLERFIAGSVDLEVGDLKKLPIPESIFKKSVETKNLEILSKLNITIKKQNTEIYPTEWHFNKDLIKNVSKFSEFVYTKNALDTYLLLSEGLIDILILKLYNLNVKNFQEIYSSEKVPWAFYPIVDKKDFNFLPSLVSLIKEDFLIEMALSSEDIKYIEKVLKDFYSEKMSIIQVQFNQNNKNNQRQHKKAYLNNIENMCEETSCNPISVFKEFHNDDKLSKELAILKIDYEIQHYLLNSSKGFIPMGFDKNNEEHFLYSLFKEEEISLIENLLHMNLREYIIKEYLENHEKLYKNVPLVWKIGLRNCCFFIHFHNLTEITKMNILEFLKNHKTFKNKKEVLTTISSKNFDINIEDGVLKNKKKFFKNL
- a CDS encoding FMN-binding protein, coding for MKVKRIFFVMLIVSLFMSSSFSAIFGKSNNSWKDGTYIGYSDASDRTYTKAVVKIKKGKIVEVILEEINIPTGLPKDENYPWQPWQEAMKELPKRFVEVNGSEIDVFTGATHSSEMAIQAVERALKRAEGFEGVIDGIYVGHSQISSRNDRANAIIIVKEGKITEVVLNEYQDIYNTVKPKEKDSYPYEPFHQAKEEIAKKILEKGSLPVDIYTGATSSSNMWMEAVEDAMEKAGFKF
- a CDS encoding pyridoxal-phosphate dependent enzyme, encoding MIDLTVNEEVLVKVLERAKEKNIIIPTIEQMRNPELIPQKIRNELKNIGLWDINSYNLFRITWKNEPKEKGGLFGKVNYMELPPELTGVKARIVALVGKWFPTGSHKVGATFGCLVPKLVTGQFDPTTQKAVWPSTGNYCRGGAYNAQLLGCESIAILPEGMSKERFEWLSKVAGEVISTPGSESNVKEIFDKCNELKAKFGDKIVVFNQFDEMGNRLWHHEVTGYAMREVLTELMGENDKLSGAVFTSGSSGTMGSGEYLKEIFPNSKLAVGEALQCPTLLYNGYGAHRIEGIGDKHVPWIHNVKNTDMVIDIDDNDAINLIRLFNEPAGKKFLKKQGVNSELVENLSCLGISSIANTLGAIKFSKYYELTENDIVMTVFTDSMELYGSRLQELRNQYGEYSEKQAAIDYFEHLIGIKTDYMQELNYNDRKRIHNLKYYTWIEQQGKDLSELNEQWYNSEEYWGHLSEIVEKIDALIMNFNERTGLLK